The proteins below are encoded in one region of Hordeum vulgare subsp. vulgare chromosome 3H, MorexV3_pseudomolecules_assembly, whole genome shotgun sequence:
- the LOC123440953 gene encoding cytochrome P450 94A1-like → MSSSPSTSVGAVSHRPRRARTTVRTRTEISFARILHPTTLVWRAMKLANVGSERRMREAIGVIDEYVMGMLEAEQPPSPAEDGEREQHLLSRFAAAMDEEACGGELGAMFGSPDAKRRFLRDVVVSFVLAGKDSTSTALTWFFWLLAANPRCERRVHEEVTRTPHGDDAGEYEELKGMHYLHAALTEAMRLYPPVPINTRVAAAGDVLPDGTTVRAGWFADYSAYAMGRMPRLWGDNCREF, encoded by the coding sequence atgtcctcctcgccgtctacctccgtcGGCGCCGTGTCACACCGGCCGCGGCGAGCGCGAACCACTGTCCGCACCCGAACCGAGATCTCCTTCGCGCGGATACTCCACCCGACGACACTGGTGTGGAGGGCCATGAAGCTGGCCAACGTCGGCAGCGAGCGGCGGATGCGCGAGGCCATCGGGGTCATCGACGAATACGTGATGGGGATGCTGGAGGCAGAGCAGCCGCCGTCCCCAGCCGAGGACGGCGAGCGCGAGCAGCACCTCCTGTCGCGGTTCGCGGCGGCGATGGACGAAGAAGCCTGCGGCGGCGAGCTCGGCGCGATGTTCGGCTCGCCAGACGCGAAGCGGCGGTTCCTACGGGACGTGGTGGTGAGCTTCGTGCTGGCCGGGAAGGACAGCACGTCCACCGCGCTCACCTGGTTCTTCTGGCTTCTCGCCGCCAACCCGCGCTGCGAGCGGCGCGTGCACGAGGAGGTCACGCGCACGCCACACGGAGACGACGCCGGGGAGTACGAGGAGCTGAAGGGGATGCACTACCTGCACGCGGCGCTCACGGAGGCGATGCGGCTGTACCCGCCGGTGCCGATCAACACGCGGGTGGCGGCCGCCGGGGACGTGCTGCCGGACGGAACGACGGTGCGGGCCGGCTGGTTCGCCGACTACTCGGCGTACGCGATGGGTAGGATGCCGCGGCTGTGGGGGGACAACTGCCGTGAGTTCTGA